The DNA region TGAAcctaagttatttaacctctctgggcctcagccttTTCACCTATAAGATGGGGCCAGCAACAGTACCTATGTCACAgtgaggactgaatgagataACATTTGTAAAGCTCACAACAGAGCTTGGCACAGAGTAAGAAGTAAATGAACGTTAGCTGCTATTATGTAGCATTGTGAAGAAATGAGCAGTTCTGTATAACTGGATTTTCTAGAAAAACAAGGACTGATTCTTAAGCAATAAAACCATTCACTTTAATCAGTTTCAAAGATCCTAAAGAAGTGTATTCCATACTTCCTTTCTCAGAGGGTGTACTGATCCTAATTCAGTGCTGACAACTCATTATGAACATCAGTTACTGTGGTGTATTTGTAGATGGAGCTGTAGATACATGTCTTGTGATAGGATGTGAAACAGAGGACCAAACAGGTACTGACCCCTGGATAACTGATGAACTTGCTTTCTACAAAGTGTCCCAGCTGTAGGCCTGTTTCAGAGACGAGGCTCTACTGTATAAAGGTAGAGAGAGGTAGAACATTTTAGTGGCTTTCTTCAAGATTAAGATGTAccacttttgggacttccctggtggcgcagtggttgagaatccgcctgccaatgcaggggacataggttcgatccctggtctgggaagatcccacgtggcgcggagcaactaagcccgtgcgccacaactactgagcctgcgctctagagcccgtgctccgcaacaagagaagccactgcaatgagaagcccgcgcaccgcaatgaagagtagcccctgctcgccacaactacagaaagcccgcgcgcagcaacgaagacccaatgcagccaaaaaaaaaaaaaaaagattaccgctttacatcttttttttttttaaattaattaattaattaatttatggctgtgttgggtctttgtttctgtgcgagggctttctctagttgcggcaagcgggggccactcttcatcacagtgcgcgggcctctcactatcgtggcctctcttgttgcggagcacaggctccagacgcgcaggctcagtaattgtggctcacgggcccagttgctccgcggcatgtgggatcttcccagaccagggcccgaacccgtgtcccctgcattggcaggcagactctcaaccactgcgccaccagggaagccttaccACTTTATATCTTGCTAGCTTTATCTTTCCTCCCCTGTTTgattcctactcatccttcaaaacctAGCTCAAATTTCAACTTCTGAAATGCCTCTGTGCCCCCATAGGAACCACTGCCATCCTGTGTACTGCCTCGTATACACCTGTTTTGAGTATTATTACACTTACATGATAGTGTCGTTGGCTGTGGGTTCCTTGAGGGTGGGGACTGTGTCTagagtgtgtattttatattcacaatgtttcatacACAGTAGGTGTTATGGGTTAAACTGTgccccccccaaaagatatgtacCTAATCGCTGGTACTAtgcatgtgaccttatttgaaaatagggtctttgcagatataatcaagttaagatgaggtcattagggtgggtcctaatccaatatgactggtgtccttataatagGAAACACCATatgaaaacacagacacacagggagaatcatgtgatgacagaggcagaggggagtgatgcagccataagccaaagaatgccaaggattgccggccaccaccagaagctaggaagaagtGAGGAAGGACTCTATCCAGGGTTTCTGACTGAAgatagccctgctgacaccttgattttggacttctagccactAGAACTGGGTgggaataaacttctgttttttaagCGACCCAGTTTGTGGTCCTTTGTTACAACAGCTGCAGGAAATGATGTAACAAAATAGGCGAGCAGTGTTCACTGACTTTATAAAGGAACAAAAATGTCCAGGGAGGACAGACAAcagaacagggaaaaaaatgtaccaGACCCTGTTTCTGAGGGATAAACTCTAGAGCTGTCTAGCAGTGTGGGCACCCAAAGATAGTAGAAAGGACAGAAAATCGTCTTTGTCCAAACAAACATTAGTCACTGTAGGAACACCTTTGAAAGCTCTAGGACAATGAAAATTTCCTGTCATCAGATGCTTTATTTTATGGGAGCCTGAAGCATTTGACATATGCAAGATTGCCCATCCACCTTTCCATTCTGTTTGTATTCAAACACCAGAGCATTTGGTTTGCTAGAACTTGCTAGAGTAGATTTTGTTCAGCTTTTCTAAACTGAGCTAGTCTGATCTCTAGTAATCTTTCAGTAGAGCCTGCTTTCAaagattcatttgaaaaaaaaaaatctcagaattgGTTTGAAAATGGgttcaaaaattgtaaaatatttttcactAGCTCCATCTAACTACCTAATGCTATTTTACTTAGATTTATCAGAAAATTTAGCACAGGCAACtgtatttattctaaaattttgctTCTACAATTAGTACTAGATGAGAGATGATGTGTTTCTATAAAGTTTGGAAACTGTAGGATATAGGATGGCTTCTAGTTCTTTTTCCCCTACTTTGCAGGTGATAGTTCTCTATATCAGAGTTTAGTTTGGTCACAAACAGATATGTGTCCCCAAAGACCCTTGTACTGGTTGGTTTGCTTTCAGAACATGAGCTACTGGCATGAAGCCCTGGGGCCCTTGGTCTAAGGAGAGAGAAGCTGGCTGGGCTTTCCCTTTTCCTAGGTGCCTGAGACTACTCAGTTATTTGGTATAGTCTGTATACTTTCTAGCTCAAAGCAATGACCTTAGAGCTTTTGAGGTATTACACTACTTAATGCTCTATCTTGCTCCGGAAAGGATTAAGAAGATTAggatgcaaaaaacaaacaaacaaaaaaacaccccaaaaaacaaaaaaacaaaaaaaacccaataagcACAAAGACCTATGGTTAGTAAATGGTGAGTTCTCTTTGCTCTTCACAAATACCTCCTCACATATTAGAATAAGTCTATAGTTTTCTCCTTGTGGCCGGCTCCCCTCTGCTCTGTGGGTCTCACTTCTGGTGTAACTAATGTTCCTTTCCATGGCACCACTTAGAGTCTTTCCAATGCTACTGTCTACTGCTGATTgtcactttcttcttcctttctccaagctacttttttcttttctcctcattttttccccttaatccgttttcttttgttttaaactttcatACCAGCAGCTTATTTACAGCCACTGACAAGTGATGAGAGTCCCTCCTTCATTCAGGTAGCAAATTCATATcatcaaatataattttcaagTCCTGTTTTTAGGATTGCTCATTGCTTAGGGATAATTCCTTtgctgctaatttttaaaaaatggactttCTTGCTGTTGGAAGAAACTAAACAACCGAAGGGCTGACCAGTAGGTATGGTGTTACATAACAAGAATGATGCCCTCACCTTTTTGGGAAGGAGAAGGTCCCAAAATTATGAGTAAAGGTCtaagacaaaaggaaagaaagaaaaaaaaaaagcctgttacCCTATCCTAAAAATTTCCTAATCTACTCATTTATTGTCCTTACTCTTCAAAAGTAATAATGGCAAATATCTGagtgcttgctctgtgccaggcatgatGCTAGTACTTTTCATGTACTATCTCCTTTTGATCCTTGCAACTAACTATAAGGTAGGTAATAACTGCATAAGGATGCAATAATTTGAGAAATCATTTTGACTGGGACGTTTTTCATGTAatatatggagaaaaggaaaacatactGTATTAAGGTTTTTCGGTTATTTTTAAGGCAGATTTCAAGCTCCTCCATTATGTCACAGCAGCTGGCTATGTCAGGAGTCCCTCCAAATGGAATCGGATGATGATGAGTGATAATTCCACACTGATGGTAGAGGTCCACAAGGTTTGGAACTCTATATTTTGACAGTTCCCCTCTGGTGCAGAAAACAAATATGTCTTGTATACCatagctctttagttcttctgccaaTAGACCAAGATACGCAAGGACACACATGGACAAAACATTACAAATTTAAATACAGTCAGGAGGGAAAATATGGAGTTAAGTTCCTTAAGCCAAACAAACGATAACCTTTGAAGTGCTCATTGATAATCTAAAACAATACTGATCTGTCTTCAAACTAGGGTAAAAACCAAGTCACTAAGCACAAAATAGTAATTAGAAACATCTGAACCAAAAGGTTATTAAAATGAAACCTGACTTTATAAGTCAAAATGTTTTTTTACTGGATTTTAAGACATCCATTATATTgctgttttgaaaaaaatattttttttacaataaatactgctttaaaataaactgtaaaacacctaatatttcaaaataagaaggaatgatagcacattttttcccattttcttctcaCCAAATCAATGGTGTTTGCTGTGTACAAGTCTCTGTTATGTTGTTTTACCCTAAGCACTGTATATAAAATCTCCAGCATAGCCATGGTGCCAGAGCTCTCGTATTGTCCCCTATATTTGCACTGTACCGCAccattatgtatttaattttatggaCTAGGTTTCTAGGAAATAAAGCATTAGCTGTATGAAAATTATGTGACTTAGCGAATTTCAGTATAATGACATGAACCAAGCGAGAGTACTGCAGGCCATTCTGTTCACTGGAGCTTCCTTAGGGCAATATTCACTACAGAGCATTTGGTTCATAATGAATAATTCTGACTCATCTGAttcccctttttctctccccacccactAAATCCTAGGACATTTAGCTATTTAAGTACAAAGTACTTTTTACCATGAAACTCTAAACCTgtacttgaaatatggctagtccaaactgagatgtattgtaaatgtaaaatacGTATCTGATTTCAAAGACCAAGTACCAAAAAACTCCTATCTCAATAATTTGTTTTATACTTAAAACCCATTGAAACGATACTATTTAGCCTATATGAGGTTAAATCAAGTAtgttactaaaattaattttacctgtttttacttttttaatgtggcccTTAGAAAATGTCAGAAGTATATATACGGCTTCTATTTGTGGCTCCTAATATgtttctgttggacagtgctgctCTAGATAATACTATTATGCTTTTGTACTTGTAAAAGGGTTTAACTTGCAGTTGACATCCCTAACCATTTTTAAGACAGTAGGTAATTTCCTATTTGCCTCTTGCACGCACTGAATAATTTCTATTATAAAGTAGATTTCAACTTTCCCAGAAAGGACTCTGAGGACGGACACAGGAAGTGCTGCCGGGAGAGTCTAGGTCTCCCCCTTCAGACACTGTCATCTATTTTGTATATTGGATTCCATTTAAGATTTCATTGGAAGAAAAAAGAGGTTTGGTAAAAAATTGGAAACTCCTTTTACAGAAGAGACTAAATGAATAGGGCTTTCCAAAATGTGCAAGATTGGTTCTTGAACCAatgatttaaatgatattttgctCATAACTGAATGTTCTCCAAATGGAAATTTCCTACCATGGTGGGTATCTCTAGAGCAGAAAATCTTTACAAATACTGCAAGGGTCAACTAATCTATTAGCCTTTTAAGTCTTTTCTGGTAGGTAAATTAAAGAGAGTATATTAGCAAATTGATATTCTAGGATAACTAGGACAGAATTTTAAGACTTATAAAATCTATAGTGGTCAGAATCaaacaatatatacatttttgtattgGTTTATCATAAGGACATTGGTAGGACTATTAGGTTTGAGATATTCCAGGCCAaccagaataaaatattttgaaagtctaAATTTGTTAGTATCATACAATATATAAATTCCAAATTGGGACAGATTATCAGGATATTTGTAGGATTATTAGACTTGAGGCTAAGAACACCCTTGGGCATGTAGAGATCAGACCCTATTCCATCTTTTCCACCTAGACACTGGTTCTGTAAATTTTCTATGTGGGATGGACAATTTCAATACTACCTCTGGGTTCCCAGCTCAGGCTTAATTTCCAGTATCACAGTCAAGTCTGCAAAGAACAGTATGTTCAAAGATCTGGGCAGTGCAATGTCAGCTTTCTATTTACATACTTTTCCCCCTCCAACTTATACATTATAACACAAATGCAGTTTTTATGTATAGAACTACAACAATCAGTGAAAAGCAACACTATGTTTAGTAAATGATGAGTCTTCTTTGCCCTTCACAAATACCTCTTCACATATTAGAATAAGTCTATAGCTTGAAACTTTATGAAATACCAAACATTTTTTTGGAAAATTCAGAAGAGACTACCGTTTGTTCTTTTTGACACAGAgatttttagtattattttttaagaacctATTAAGATGGTTCTGTCATATTACACCTACCTGTATCTTTTTGGATATTTCTTCTAACATCTTTAAATTTACAACCTGTAAGTAGTAACAAGGCAAGTGAAAGAGTCAGTTTCTGGTCATAAATAACAAGTATATTAAACACATATATAGCTACTGTAGAAAGTCATTACACATGATCATTTATATGCTTCAATTCCATTCTGAATGGGAATTTAAATTTCTTATATTCTTAGGAATATAATTCCAGGGATTCATAGATCCCAGCTGAAGGAACTCTTAATCCAAGGATTCTTTATTCTGTGTCCTTTCTGTAACAAGTACCTGGCTGTAGTCCTTAGCCTCACATCGTACCCCTGTGTTACATTTTATTAAGATAGGTAAATCAGAAATGCAGAACTGTGAATGTGGGTGTGGAAGGCTTGAAGAGTGGGTCTATGTGCCTTTATCTACAGCCCACCAAGAGGGTTTCCAGGACTGAGTTCTTATGCTGATAGTCTGTGAAATTCTCTTACTGCTCAGTACAGagaattatataaaaaataatttctaatatatCAATAGTGTCACCTACCTGGAAGAGCACATAAACCAAGAAATTGAGAACAATTCACTCGTGACAGGGGTAGCCTGAAAGGAGTAAAACGTTATCAAGTTTAGTTCAATTTAAAGTTATAGATGGACATTTATACAAACGTGTGTGCCTGCCACTAAATGAAGGTGTTTTAAAGTTTTACAGCAGtcacaaaacaaaaattcatagTTAAATATCAATGTATTGGTCACAAAAAGGCTTAGAAAGACTAGGAGTTTTGAAATAGGAACTTATCATTTGCTTTGTTGCAATTTAAGTCTTAAAAGTGGCAAGCTAACTTAAACTAACTTAAAGATAGTAATGCCTAGGTTGCTTACAGCTAGTATAAAGTGTACTTAAGTTACCCTGTGGTTTGTTACCTGAGATATTTTGTGTTAGTAACCTTAGGAAATAAGCTGGAAAATGACCATCTGACAATTTCATCTCCAGCATTCATTCGAAATTactattttaagatttctttatagGACTTCCTTAAACAGACACAATTTCATAGAATAAAACCCACAGGCTACCTATTCTTTGTTGTAATGGATTTtggttaaaatgaaataatttcaagAAATCCTATTCCCAATTTGCAGTACTTGGGGATAAAGCGGGCAGAGGCTCACCTTGTCTGCAAAACAGAAGATGAATTTAGAGGAAAATATGGGGCATTGTATAAATACCACCTGACTTTGAAAATTAGATGAGTTTTTGAGTTCGAAGGGGGCTTAGAAGGGGAAATGAAAGTTAATTGCTATTTGATGGCAGAACAAAAGAACTATAGGGACaacactttttttctcttcctacaGCAGGGTCAGTGCTTAAAGAGAGAGATTATTACACTTACAGGGATTGTAGAGAACCTGCTGTAACCGCAAGTCACTGCCAAAATTCAGAAGTTGATTTTAtataaaaacatttgtttttgttattgtatcTATGGTGATGTGGCTTTTATCTTAAACAGGGTCTGCTGATAGATGCATTATTGTGGCAAGTAGTTCTAGGACTGGAATAAATGATAACATAGGATATCTCATCCTACGTTTGGTACACTATTCTTTTGTCATAAAAGAATAAGAAGGTTTTGGTACTAAATGGGAGATCATTCCAATCTTAACTCCTTGTTTCTACTATGGTTTCCTCAATGTATAAGGAAGGAACTCCCATCACTCCCCctacccccccaaaaaagctTTATTCTACCATAGATAAGAAAGATAAGAATTATATAATCAGCAGAAGAGAATCATTTTCAATATGTAGACTAAATTCTACAAAGATTATTACGTACCCATCAAATATTTTAGCTCATCATTGATCAGAAAGGTTAACATACCATGATATCTGAATTGGAGTCTGTTCATCTTCAATAGGCTCTTCGTCTGATGAGTCAAACTCACTTGTTTGCACTGAACTAGGCTTCAAAAGAAATCAGTTATGTTAAATAACTGTAAAGAATATTTACATATACTTTTAGTATAGCTGATCGTTGCTGAAAGACAAACTGATTTATATTTGCAATTTACTCAACCTGGAACATCAGAGAGATCAGCGACATCAATAATAAGCTATTGCTGTTTACTGTCCTATTAATAATTACAGCCCCATGTAGTGGAAAAGTGTTGGATTGGGAACCAAGAAACCTGTCTTCtggtcttggctctgccacttactgtatAAACTTGGACAAGCGATGTCAGTTTCTACTGGATCTGTTTTCCAAAACTATAAAGTGAggagatttattcattcattcattcacaaacatTTCTTGGACACCTTCATTTGCCAAGCTCTGGAGATGCAAAGATCCATAAAATAAATAGCCTGCCTTCAGTATAATTGGAGAGACAATGTGTAAATAGATTCAAAAAAGTTAGAAGTGCTAAAATGGCACTATGCCCTTCAGAGCAGACAAGGGAGTGACTGACTGCTTAGGGAGCTGGAGAAAGCTTCACAGAGGACAGATCCATTAGTTGGGTTTTGACCGATGAGCAGGAGGTTTTTAAGCAGATAGAGAAGTTAAGGCAATTAAGGCAAAAAGAGAAAGGGCTTTGTACAGTATAGTCCCTTGGTGTCCGCGGGGGGGTTGGGGATtggttggttccaggacctctCCCCCCACCGCGGGTTCCAAAATccccagatgctcaagtcccttacataaaacgGACCAACATGGGACAGCTGGTCCTCCGCATCCACGGACAATGAGAGCTGACTGTATCCAGGAACTGTGACATCAGAGCAGAGAAGAGGAAGCTAAAGAAGTAGTTTTCTCTACCCCATTTCTCAATAAATAACCCCCAAACAGCCTAGCAATTTGGTTGGTGGGTGAGTGGGGAGTATAGGTAGAATAACATGTCCCTAACTTTGTGAATCACTGGACTAGAGAGACTGAGATGAACTTTGTGTGCTGATCTAAGCAGTTGAAAATCACGTGGGAAGCACTGCTACATGGAAGATGTGTTATAGGACCAATAAAAAACACACCTTTCTTCTACTTCCTAGTTGGAACCAACTGAGGGATGAGACAATGGAGAGGCAAATGGAGATCAATATATCAGTTTTATTACTGCGTGTCAGATGGAGGATGGAGAATGTGGCTTTAAAGCTGAGGTCAAGTGGGCTTGTCAATTCTTCACTCCAGAATTGGACTTATCCACCCAGGCACAGGCAGTGATGGACAACCCATGGCTCCCCTGTGGCAGAGAGCACCCCAGATGGTTGGTACTCTCTgcaaagagaagggaaggaagtgtTGAGCTACTTGTGTTCAGTTCCTCCCAAACTCAGAGATCAGATCACTCACTCTTCCCCTTCTGTGGACAAGTGTAGAAAGAGGCCAGGAGTGGACAGCTGATGTCCCTCCACATGGAAATATGGGGATTAGCAAGTGTAACCGCCTAATGTCTTTTCTAGCTCTGAAGCTATATTCTATTCTATAATGGTCTTGTTTGTAACTACCAGATCACTTTACAGAGCCAATTTAGGCCATGGATTTGAGTTGCTTTGGATCtatctgtattattattatcaactcAACTCAAATGGAGCCCCTTCAACAGGTTGTCAGCTCTGGTGGTAGGTGATGTGAGTCAGGTGGGGCTTCAGCTCCTTAagcctgttttttctttcttttcctttaaggcAGTTTTGATGATTCCAGAGTTTCAGTTTGTGTGGCCCATTCACTCAGGGTCTCCCAGCCAGCTTTACAAATCCTAACAGAGTTGGATGTTTCCGCTTCCCCAAGCCCAGAGATTCTTAACTCCAGGGAAAGGGACACAGTGCCAGGTGGCCCCGTGGGATGGTGGCCGTGGTGACACACCACAAGCGGTTAATCATCTTTCAGGAAGATTTCCCCGTCCGCGGAGAGGATTGCTCCTCAGGGGGCCCAGGGCATCCCAGGATATGCTTTGGGGCTGGGGTATCAGGCTGAATGATGCACGGAGACACTTaagctctctatgcctcagttcctTCGTAAAACGGGGCTCAGCCCTCTCTGGCAGGGCTGTCATGAGGCTTAGGAGACCCCGCATGCGACAGCTCACAGCCCACAACAGGCGCACAGCGAATGTGCGTCTTCCCCTCGCCCGCCTCCGACCCTGTTCCTTCGCTGCCATCCTTCTCGCAGGTCCCGGGAAGCGCCACCTCCCTTTCCCTGGACGGTTACTGCGCGAGTCGTGTCGCGACCAGGCTGGGGCTGTCCCCGGGCTCAATAACTGGCCTCGGGACCGCTCCCATCCCTGCGGCTCTGTTCCTCCAATCCCCGGCCCCACTCACCGGCTTCATAACTGGCCGCCCAACATCCAGACCGGCCTCCTCCTCCCTCGGGCAGCACCAGCGTCTC from Eschrichtius robustus isolate mEscRob2 chromosome 1, mEscRob2.pri, whole genome shotgun sequence includes:
- the CDKN3 gene encoding cyclin-dependent kinase inhibitor 3, translated to MKPPSSVQTSEFDSSDEEPIEDEQTPIQISWLPLSRVNCSQFLGLCALPGCKFKDVRRNIQKDTEELKSYGIQDIFVFCTRGELSKYRVPNLVDLYHQCGIITHHHPIPFGGTPDIASCCDIMEELEICLKNNRKTLIHCYGGLGRSCLVAACLLLYLSDTVSPQQAIDSLRELRGSGAIQTIKQYNYLHEFRDKLAAYLLSRDSLSRSVSR